Proteins from a genomic interval of Chanodichthys erythropterus isolate Z2021 chromosome 8, ASM2448905v1, whole genome shotgun sequence:
- the napepld gene encoding N-acyl-phosphatidylethanolamine-hydrolyzing phospholipase D isoform X1 produces MAAHTSALLLWRLHQRSARALATLPTQTGSRELTHRCLCSSAADRASMAEEPLVTAGNNFLLDYRQEPDVTCSRRDSHGRFVNPWTTWQFPSYSTMARLFLMEKNNSNVPSVKEVLDGELPVLEPYFVQSPDQCGQTGPSVQATWLGHATVLVEMEGLVVLTDPMFSQRASPVGFMGPKRFRDPPCTVEQIPRLDAVVISHTHYDHLDADSVAALNVRFGSGLHWFVPLGLAEWMRKAGCENVTELDWWVGSQIPGHDNVKFFCTPAQHWCKRSPVDDNKVLWGSWTIVGPHCRFFFAGDTGYCSVFKEIGKRFGPFDLAAIPIGAYLPRGIMKSQHVDPEEAVQIHIDIQAKTSLAIHWGTFALAYEHYLEPPARLREAMVNHGLNPDNFFTLHHGESRMINNKDTHLSS; encoded by the exons ATGGCCGCTCATACATCAGCTCTTCTACTCTGGCGCTTACATCAGAGGAGTGCTCGTGCGCTCGCGACACTCCCAACACAGACGGGCTCGCGCGAGCTGACGCATCG GTGTTTGTGCAGTTCAGCTGCAGACAGGGCATCCATGGCAGAGGAACCTTTAGTCACTGCAGGGAACAACTTCCTGTTGGATTACCGACAAGAGCCAGATGTTACATGTTCCAGGCGGGACTCTCACGGGCGCTTCGTAAACCCCTGGACAACATGGCAGTTCCCCTCCTACAGTACCATGGCTCGCCTGTTCCTCATGGAGAAGAACAACAGTAATGTGCCCAGTGTCAAAGAG GTTCTGGATGGCGAGTTGCCGGTTCTGGAGCCATATTTCGTCCAGAGCCCGGATCAGTGCGGGCAGACAGGCCCATCTGTGCAAGCGACCTGGCTGGGTCATGCCACTGTTCTGGTGGAGATGGAAGGACTGGTGGTTCTGACTGATCCCATGTTCAGCCAGAGAGCCTCTCCAGTGGGATTCATGGGCCCGAAGCGTTTCCGCGACCCGCCTTGCACTGTAGAACAGATTCCTCGCCTGGACGCTGTGGTGATCAGTCATACACACTACGATCACCTCGACGCAGACTCTGTGGCAGCGCTGAACGTTCGCTTCGGTTCTGGTTTGCACTGGTTTGTGCCGCTTGGGTTGGCTGAATGGATGCGGAAGGCAGGCTGTGAGAATGTCACGGAGCTGGACTGGTGGGTGGGGAGCCAGATTCCAGGGCATGACAATGTCAAGTTTTTTTGCACGCCGGCACAGCACTGGTGCAAACGCTCGCCTGTGGATGACAACAAAGTTTTATGGGGTAGCTGGACTATCGTAGGGCCCCATTGTCGTTTCTTCTTCGCTGGGGATACGGGATACTGTTCAGTGTTTAAGGAGATCGGAAAACGCTTCGGACCGTTTGACCTGGCTGCCATCCCGATCGGAGCGTACCTGCCCAG AGGGATCATGAAGTCTCAGCATGTGGACCCTGAAGAGGCTGTTCAGATTCACATTGACATTCAGGCGAAAACATCACTGGCCATTCACTGGGGGACATTTGCTTTAGCCTATGAG CATTATCTTGAGCCTCCAGCACGTTTGCGTGAGGCTATGGTGAATCATGGACTGAATCCAGATAATTTCTTCACGCTCCATCACGGAGAGTCACGGATGATCAACAACAAGGACACACACTTGTCCAGCTAA
- the napepld gene encoding N-acyl-phosphatidylethanolamine-hydrolyzing phospholipase D isoform X2, producing the protein MAEEPLVTAGNNFLLDYRQEPDVTCSRRDSHGRFVNPWTTWQFPSYSTMARLFLMEKNNSNVPSVKEVLDGELPVLEPYFVQSPDQCGQTGPSVQATWLGHATVLVEMEGLVVLTDPMFSQRASPVGFMGPKRFRDPPCTVEQIPRLDAVVISHTHYDHLDADSVAALNVRFGSGLHWFVPLGLAEWMRKAGCENVTELDWWVGSQIPGHDNVKFFCTPAQHWCKRSPVDDNKVLWGSWTIVGPHCRFFFAGDTGYCSVFKEIGKRFGPFDLAAIPIGAYLPRGIMKSQHVDPEEAVQIHIDIQAKTSLAIHWGTFALAYEHYLEPPARLREAMVNHGLNPDNFFTLHHGESRMINNKDTHLSS; encoded by the exons ATGGCAGAGGAACCTTTAGTCACTGCAGGGAACAACTTCCTGTTGGATTACCGACAAGAGCCAGATGTTACATGTTCCAGGCGGGACTCTCACGGGCGCTTCGTAAACCCCTGGACAACATGGCAGTTCCCCTCCTACAGTACCATGGCTCGCCTGTTCCTCATGGAGAAGAACAACAGTAATGTGCCCAGTGTCAAAGAG GTTCTGGATGGCGAGTTGCCGGTTCTGGAGCCATATTTCGTCCAGAGCCCGGATCAGTGCGGGCAGACAGGCCCATCTGTGCAAGCGACCTGGCTGGGTCATGCCACTGTTCTGGTGGAGATGGAAGGACTGGTGGTTCTGACTGATCCCATGTTCAGCCAGAGAGCCTCTCCAGTGGGATTCATGGGCCCGAAGCGTTTCCGCGACCCGCCTTGCACTGTAGAACAGATTCCTCGCCTGGACGCTGTGGTGATCAGTCATACACACTACGATCACCTCGACGCAGACTCTGTGGCAGCGCTGAACGTTCGCTTCGGTTCTGGTTTGCACTGGTTTGTGCCGCTTGGGTTGGCTGAATGGATGCGGAAGGCAGGCTGTGAGAATGTCACGGAGCTGGACTGGTGGGTGGGGAGCCAGATTCCAGGGCATGACAATGTCAAGTTTTTTTGCACGCCGGCACAGCACTGGTGCAAACGCTCGCCTGTGGATGACAACAAAGTTTTATGGGGTAGCTGGACTATCGTAGGGCCCCATTGTCGTTTCTTCTTCGCTGGGGATACGGGATACTGTTCAGTGTTTAAGGAGATCGGAAAACGCTTCGGACCGTTTGACCTGGCTGCCATCCCGATCGGAGCGTACCTGCCCAG AGGGATCATGAAGTCTCAGCATGTGGACCCTGAAGAGGCTGTTCAGATTCACATTGACATTCAGGCGAAAACATCACTGGCCATTCACTGGGGGACATTTGCTTTAGCCTATGAG CATTATCTTGAGCCTCCAGCACGTTTGCGTGAGGCTATGGTGAATCATGGACTGAATCCAGATAATTTCTTCACGCTCCATCACGGAGAGTCACGGATGATCAACAACAAGGACACACACTTGTCCAGCTAA